Proteins from one Natrinema salinisoli genomic window:
- the menD gene encoding 2-succinyl-5-enolpyruvyl-6-hydroxy-3-cyclohexene-1-carboxylic-acid synthase gives MNAPNRATLWGRVLADELAKSGLEAACIAPGSRSTPLTVAFAEHADIDVYSHLDERSAAYFALGRARRTGEPTALICTSGTAAANFHPAVMEADRARVPLLVLTADRPPELRDSGANQTVDQVKLYGDAVRWDAELPEPEADERKVRSLRTTAARALAETTGVQPGPVHLNCPFRKPLEPTEVPGDVPDSFAETTAARGRDGPFVETTGGTRRLSAEECRPIARALETADRPLIVAGPADPTVLFGLEPAVVTELADRLGAPVLADPLSGLRFGPHVEGERGDEGGNPEGPRSIYGGYDTYIGHMPTPDAVLRFGASPTSKPLRHWLRDAGAKQFLIDPAGAWREATFTATDLVAAEPAAVVDGILEALGERDGHADEWLGRFDEAERHHWAVRDRALNADALETEPFEGAILASVLSNAPDPATVFVSNSMPIRDADRFGRPRAADLTVLANRGASGIDGIASTALGAGSATDDPVVIVTGDLAFYHDSNGLIAVDRCDVDATIVLLDNDGGGIFHELPIESFDPPFTEQFKTPHGLEFDALGDLYGLEFERVSPVDFSDAYRRSLERAGTQVLSVEFDSAGSHRRRDALAERVTDDVETRSDS, from the coding sequence ATGAACGCACCGAACCGCGCGACCCTGTGGGGTCGCGTCCTCGCCGACGAACTGGCGAAGAGCGGCCTCGAGGCGGCCTGTATCGCGCCCGGAAGTCGGTCGACGCCGCTGACGGTCGCGTTCGCCGAACACGCGGACATAGACGTCTACTCGCACCTCGACGAGCGGTCGGCGGCCTACTTCGCGCTCGGGCGCGCCCGTCGGACCGGCGAGCCGACGGCGCTGATCTGTACCTCCGGAACGGCGGCGGCGAACTTCCATCCGGCAGTGATGGAGGCGGACCGGGCTCGCGTCCCGCTGCTCGTTCTCACGGCGGATCGGCCGCCCGAGCTCCGTGACAGCGGCGCGAACCAGACCGTCGATCAGGTCAAACTCTACGGCGACGCGGTGCGCTGGGACGCGGAACTCCCCGAACCCGAAGCCGACGAGCGAAAAGTGCGGAGCCTCCGGACGACCGCCGCGCGAGCGCTCGCCGAGACGACCGGCGTCCAGCCGGGTCCCGTCCACCTGAACTGTCCGTTTCGTAAACCACTCGAGCCGACCGAGGTGCCGGGCGACGTGCCCGACTCGTTCGCCGAGACGACGGCAGCGCGGGGCCGGGACGGCCCGTTCGTGGAAACTACTGGCGGGACGCGACGGCTCTCCGCCGAGGAGTGCCGGCCGATCGCTCGAGCGCTCGAGACCGCCGACCGACCGCTGATCGTCGCGGGGCCCGCCGACCCGACGGTGCTCTTCGGGCTCGAGCCCGCGGTCGTCACCGAACTGGCCGACCGACTCGGCGCGCCGGTTCTCGCGGATCCACTGTCCGGACTCCGGTTCGGCCCGCACGTCGAGGGCGAGCGTGGGGACGAGGGCGGGAACCCCGAGGGACCGCGTTCGATCTACGGCGGCTACGACACGTATATCGGCCACATGCCGACTCCGGACGCCGTCCTCCGGTTCGGTGCCTCGCCGACCTCGAAACCGCTCCGGCACTGGCTCCGGGACGCCGGAGCCAAGCAGTTTCTCATCGATCCCGCGGGCGCGTGGCGCGAGGCGACCTTCACGGCGACCGACCTGGTGGCCGCCGAGCCCGCCGCCGTCGTCGACGGGATTCTCGAGGCGCTCGGAGAGCGTGATGGGCACGCGGACGAGTGGCTCGGCCGGTTCGACGAGGCCGAACGACACCACTGGGCGGTTCGCGATCGAGCGCTAAACGCGGACGCGCTCGAAACGGAGCCCTTCGAGGGAGCGATCCTCGCATCGGTGCTCTCGAACGCGCCGGACCCGGCGACCGTGTTCGTCTCTAACAGCATGCCGATCCGGGACGCCGACCGGTTCGGGCGGCCGCGAGCGGCCGATCTCACTGTCCTCGCGAACCGCGGGGCGAGCGGGATCGACGGCATCGCGAGCACGGCACTCGGCGCGGGGAGCGCGACCGACGACCCGGTCGTGATCGTGACCGGCGATCTGGCCTTCTATCACGACTCGAACGGCCTGATCGCGGTCGATCGGTGCGACGTGGACGCCACGATCGTCCTGCTCGACAACGACGGGGGCGGCATCTTCCACGAACTGCCAATCGAATCGTTCGATCCGCCGTTCACCGAGCAGTTCAAAACGCCCCACGGCCTCGAGTTCGATGCGCTGGGAGACCTGTACGGTCTCGAGTTCGAACGCGTGTCTCCCGTGGACTTTTCGGACGCGTACCGCCGATCGCTCGAGCGGGCGGGCACGCAGGTTCTCTCGGTCGAGTTCGACTCGGCGGGGAGTCACCGGCGGCGTGACGCGCTCGCCGAGCGCGTGACGGACGACGTCGAAACGCGGAGCGACTCGTAA
- a CDS encoding isochorismate synthase: MDRSSGDGRLATGSESGEGAVDLVSRSRELEGISFSAILDGSAESRVQWATPDGLELVGRGVAARFTADGTDRFDRIRTQARRAFDGLAHDGPAAARPRAFGGFSFHDGHEPTPPWIGFDGASFVVPQVLVTRTDDGTWLTVVGNRRDETADRLERWHDRLTALPAMRPSGSTPGVAATRRTTSPAEWTSQVETALERIVDGRLRKVVLAQALSVELEGPIDVPATLERLRRQYPNCYRFLVGHEARGTFFGAPPERLVSKRGERVETEALAGSVPRGETPAEDEEHVERMRADAKFQHEHELVVDAIRDQLVPFARDLTVSEQTIRRLATIQHLQTPIEAILESDRHVLEIVEALHPTPAVGGVPPDAAWETIRETETFDRGWYAAPVGWFDADGDGEFAVAIRSGIATDGTVTLFAGNGIVADSDPEEEWDEVQLKYRPILDELR; the protein is encoded by the coding sequence ATGGATCGATCGTCGGGCGATGGCCGACTGGCGACGGGTTCGGAGTCGGGTGAGGGCGCTGTCGACCTCGTGAGTCGGAGCCGGGAACTCGAGGGAATCTCGTTCAGCGCGATTCTGGACGGCAGCGCCGAGTCGCGGGTCCAGTGGGCCACGCCCGACGGTCTCGAACTCGTCGGTCGGGGCGTCGCCGCTCGGTTTACCGCCGACGGAACCGACCGATTCGATCGGATTCGAACGCAAGCGAGGCGGGCGTTCGACGGCCTCGCACACGACGGACCCGCCGCGGCTCGACCGCGGGCGTTCGGAGGCTTTTCGTTTCACGACGGTCACGAGCCGACCCCGCCCTGGATCGGGTTCGACGGGGCGTCGTTCGTCGTTCCCCAGGTACTCGTCACGCGGACGGACGACGGAACGTGGCTGACCGTGGTCGGAAACCGACGCGACGAGACGGCGGACCGACTCGAGCGCTGGCACGACCGACTGACGGCGCTGCCGGCCATGCGACCGAGCGGGTCGACCCCCGGCGTCGCCGCGACGCGGCGGACGACCTCGCCCGCCGAGTGGACGAGTCAGGTCGAGACTGCGCTCGAGCGGATCGTCGACGGGCGGTTGCGAAAAGTCGTCCTCGCACAGGCGCTGTCGGTCGAACTCGAGGGGCCGATCGACGTCCCCGCGACGCTCGAACGGCTGCGCCGCCAGTACCCGAACTGTTATCGCTTCCTGGTCGGTCACGAGGCCAGGGGCACGTTCTTCGGTGCGCCACCCGAGCGGCTGGTTTCGAAACGCGGCGAACGCGTCGAGACGGAGGCGCTCGCCGGCTCGGTCCCGCGCGGCGAGACGCCGGCGGAGGACGAAGAGCACGTCGAGCGGATGCGGGCCGACGCGAAGTTCCAGCACGAACACGAACTCGTCGTGGACGCGATCCGCGATCAGCTCGTTCCCTTCGCTCGCGACCTCACCGTCAGCGAGCAGACGATCCGCCGGCTGGCGACCATTCAGCACCTCCAGACGCCGATCGAAGCGATCCTCGAGAGCGATCGGCACGTCCTCGAGATCGTCGAGGCGTTGCACCCGACGCCCGCGGTAGGTGGGGTTCCACCCGATGCGGCCTGGGAGACGATTCGCGAGACGGAGACGTTCGATCGGGGCTGGTACGCCGCGCCGGTCGGCTGGTTCGACGCCGACGGCGACGGCGAGTTCGCCGTCGCCATTCGCTCCGGTATCGCGACCGACGGCACGGTGACGCTCTTCGCCGGCAACGGCATCGTCGCCGACAGCGATCCCGAAGAAGAGTGGGACGAAGTACAGCTGAAGTACCGACCGATCCTCGATGAACTCCGGTGA
- a CDS encoding sulfite oxidase-like oxidoreductase produces the protein MDTTDVTDLYREFGEERLPPGQRETSEFPVLSKSGTPEWDPETWEFTVTGAVDEELTLSWDEFRDLPAVTQRQDFHCVTGWSKFDCEFTGVQFTELAERAGVRDDAVHVMFSGMDDYTTDLPLEECMREEVLLAWGFDGDSLPEDHGGPLRVVTPHRYAYKGAKWVDGIEFLTEPERGYWERRGYSQTADPWQEERYS, from the coding sequence ATGGATACAACGGACGTCACGGACCTGTATCGGGAGTTCGGCGAGGAGCGGCTGCCACCGGGCCAGCGCGAAACGTCCGAGTTTCCCGTCCTCTCGAAGAGCGGGACGCCCGAGTGGGATCCCGAGACGTGGGAGTTTACCGTCACCGGCGCGGTCGACGAGGAACTGACCCTGTCGTGGGACGAGTTTCGAGACCTGCCGGCCGTCACGCAGCGGCAGGATTTCCACTGCGTGACCGGCTGGAGCAAGTTCGACTGCGAGTTTACCGGCGTTCAGTTCACAGAACTCGCCGAGCGGGCCGGCGTTCGCGACGACGCGGTCCACGTCATGTTCTCCGGAATGGACGACTACACGACGGACTTGCCGCTCGAGGAGTGCATGCGCGAGGAAGTCCTGCTCGCGTGGGGGTTCGACGGTGACTCCCTCCCCGAGGATCACGGCGGTCCGCTCCGTGTCGTGACGCCCCACAGGTACGCCTACAAGGGCGCGAAATGGGTCGACGGCATCGAGTTCCTCACGGAACCCGAGCGGGGCTACTGGGAGCGGCGGGGCTACTCGCAGACGGCGGACCCGTGGCAGGAAGAGCGGTACAGCTAG
- a CDS encoding ribbon-helix-helix domain-containing protein, giving the protein MPKVEITIPEHLEMQIAQMVERGEFVNREEAIEDLLSTGIKAYKTSGPTDEEDGAGTGGTGFEDDGMMGHDDEYVF; this is encoded by the coding sequence ATGCCGAAAGTAGAGATCACCATACCGGAGCACCTCGAGATGCAGATCGCCCAGATGGTCGAACGCGGGGAGTTCGTCAACCGCGAGGAGGCGATCGAGGACCTCCTTTCGACGGGCATCAAGGCCTACAAGACCAGCGGACCGACGGACGAGGAGGATGGGGCGGGAACCGGCGGGACCGGCTTCGAAGACGACGGCATGATGGGGCACGACGACGAGTACGTCTTCTAG
- a CDS encoding DUF7550 family protein produces the protein MTDDTATPDDDDSGADVGHDLDAERTTAPMSDYSSRAVLVGALVALVGAAIAFGIPLLAVGV, from the coding sequence ATGACAGACGACACTGCGACCCCCGACGATGACGATTCCGGAGCCGATGTCGGTCACGATCTCGACGCCGAACGAACGACCGCACCGATGAGCGACTACTCGTCACGAGCCGTCCTGGTCGGTGCCCTCGTCGCACTGGTCGGTGCAGCGATCGCGTTCGGAATCCCGTTGCTCGCGGTTGGGGTATAA
- the hisF gene encoding imidazole glycerol phosphate synthase subunit HisF, whose product MVLTKRVIPCIDVDLDEDGNPAVYTGVNFEDLKYTGDPVEMARAYNRAGADEFVFLDITASAEGRETMLDVVERVADEVFIPLTVGGGIRTTEDIKETLRAGADKVSITTGALERPELINEGARAFGNQCIVISVDARRRFDEGGEHYVEIDGESCWFECTKKGGREGTGIDVLEWAAEAESRGAGELFVNSIDKDGTKDGYDLPLTKAVCDTVDTPVIASSGCGGPEDMYDVFTEAGADAGLAASIFHFDEYSIEDTKAYLDERGVPVRL is encoded by the coding sequence ATGGTACTGACAAAGCGAGTCATCCCGTGTATCGACGTGGATCTCGACGAGGACGGGAACCCGGCGGTCTACACCGGCGTCAACTTCGAGGACCTGAAGTACACCGGCGATCCGGTCGAGATGGCCCGCGCGTACAACCGGGCGGGCGCGGACGAGTTCGTCTTCCTCGACATCACCGCCTCCGCGGAGGGGCGCGAGACGATGCTCGACGTCGTCGAACGCGTCGCCGACGAGGTCTTCATCCCGCTGACCGTGGGCGGGGGCATCCGAACCACCGAGGACATCAAGGAGACGCTGCGGGCCGGCGCGGACAAGGTCTCGATCACCACCGGCGCGCTCGAGCGGCCCGAACTCATCAACGAGGGCGCGCGGGCCTTCGGCAACCAGTGTATCGTCATCAGCGTCGATGCCCGACGGCGCTTCGACGAAGGGGGCGAGCACTACGTCGAGATCGACGGCGAATCCTGCTGGTTCGAGTGTACGAAGAAGGGCGGCCGCGAGGGAACCGGCATCGACGTCCTCGAGTGGGCCGCGGAGGCCGAGTCCCGCGGTGCGGGCGAACTCTTCGTCAACTCCATCGACAAGGACGGCACGAAAGACGGCTACGACCTCCCCCTGACGAAGGCAGTCTGTGACACCGTCGACACGCCGGTCATCGCCTCCTCGGGCTGTGGGGGCCCCGAGGACATGTACGACGTCTTCACCGAAGCCGGCGCGGACGCCGGTCTCGCGGCATCTATCTTTCACTTCGACGAGTACTCCATCGAGGACACGAAGGCCTACCTCGACGAACGCGGCGTCCCCGTCCGTCTCTGA
- a CDS encoding DNA-directed RNA polymerase subunit L: MELRVTESTENELSIEIAGEDHTFMNVLKGALLEHDDVSAATYDVNPEQSGGQTEPILTIKTEGGADPLEALEEAAATVREKANSFKDAFEAAA, translated from the coding sequence ATGGAACTGCGGGTCACCGAGAGCACCGAGAACGAACTCTCGATCGAGATCGCCGGCGAGGATCACACCTTCATGAACGTGCTCAAGGGCGCGCTGCTCGAGCACGACGACGTGAGCGCAGCGACCTACGACGTCAACCCCGAACAGTCGGGTGGCCAGACCGAGCCCATCCTGACGATCAAGACCGAAGGCGGCGCGGACCCCCTCGAGGCGCTCGAGGAGGCGGCCGCGACCGTCCGCGAGAAGGCGAACTCGTTCAAGGACGCGTTCGAAGCGGCCGCATAA
- a CDS encoding rhomboid family intramembrane serine protease: MLSFATLLPVVVAAALVGSIAVVRLVHRPARRWRDVLRERLVYGVPWGSIVVIAFVLCVYLFVQDGITNFDDPVTIPYRTWSYFYPLGMATASFSHAGPGHLVGNLAGTIVVAPLAEYAWGHYPDERDPLRTDSWRTNPRLRAFVLFPLLVIGIGLLSSLFALGPVIGFSGVVFAFAGFAIVHYPIATIVGTLGVQGVILRLYYALQDPINVYTAQPSPPSPPSWAGIAIQGHALGLFVGFVLGIALLERRGARPDPLHLWLSVLLFGFSKRLWAIYWFGGENTYVLFQGPGVAVVAVLALVVTLSMTASETRIVPPRLEGLLTRSNRPTPRLGDSSSSIDRSLELAVAGQVDAVVTARIDRVREIASGARRRVSDSGSLLDLTRKQAAFTAVVIVLALLAGVAIPTNFLVVDDATASTEEAIQIEDYTVEYAEGVQNELVTGIGIEALESDEGLESSGVIVASDQREIWLEAVSTQRLAVTGEETVTVGGPGWRETVHVERTGWEPVGNDTVYQVWLWEDSEDRRLSHESNESRAEARIAGRNVTISSEDGEFLLEVDSNGTGAAATTPIPDVNETSSAGGLSFEREDETVYAAADGTRVAIASEETYNGY, from the coding sequence ATGCTCTCGTTTGCGACCCTGTTGCCGGTCGTCGTCGCCGCGGCGCTGGTGGGGTCGATCGCAGTCGTGAGACTGGTTCACCGGCCGGCGCGACGCTGGCGCGACGTCCTCCGGGAGCGGCTCGTGTACGGCGTCCCGTGGGGCTCGATCGTCGTCATCGCGTTCGTGCTCTGCGTCTATCTCTTCGTTCAGGACGGCATCACGAACTTCGACGATCCCGTGACGATCCCGTATCGGACGTGGTCGTACTTCTACCCGCTCGGGATGGCGACCGCGTCGTTCTCCCACGCGGGCCCCGGACACCTCGTGGGGAACCTGGCCGGAACGATCGTGGTCGCACCGCTCGCCGAGTACGCGTGGGGTCACTATCCCGACGAACGCGATCCCCTCCGAACCGACTCGTGGCGAACGAACCCGCGACTCCGGGCGTTCGTCCTCTTTCCACTCCTCGTCATCGGGATCGGCCTGCTCTCGAGCCTGTTTGCGCTCGGCCCCGTGATCGGCTTCTCGGGCGTCGTCTTCGCCTTCGCCGGCTTCGCGATCGTCCACTATCCGATCGCAACGATCGTCGGCACGCTCGGCGTCCAGGGCGTCATCCTGCGACTCTATTATGCGCTTCAGGACCCGATCAACGTCTACACCGCCCAACCGAGTCCCCCGTCGCCGCCGTCCTGGGCCGGTATCGCCATCCAGGGCCACGCGCTCGGCCTCTTCGTCGGCTTCGTCCTCGGCATCGCGCTCCTCGAGCGGCGAGGAGCCCGCCCCGACCCGTTGCACCTCTGGCTCTCCGTCCTCCTCTTTGGCTTCTCGAAACGGCTCTGGGCGATCTACTGGTTCGGCGGCGAGAACACGTACGTCCTCTTCCAGGGTCCCGGCGTCGCCGTCGTCGCCGTGCTCGCGCTCGTGGTCACGCTCTCGATGACCGCCTCGGAGACGCGTATCGTTCCACCGCGCCTCGAGGGGCTGCTCACTCGATCGAACCGGCCGACTCCGAGGCTGGGCGACAGCAGCTCGTCGATCGACCGGTCGCTCGAGTTAGCGGTGGCCGGACAGGTCGACGCAGTCGTTACTGCCCGCATCGATCGCGTTCGGGAAATCGCCAGCGGCGCGCGAAGGCGGGTCAGCGACTCGGGTTCGCTGTTGGATCTGACCCGCAAACAAGCCGCGTTCACGGCCGTCGTCATCGTCCTCGCCTTGCTCGCCGGCGTCGCTATTCCCACTAATTTCCTCGTCGTCGACGATGCGACGGCGTCCACCGAAGAGGCGATCCAGATCGAGGACTACACCGTCGAATACGCGGAGGGGGTCCAGAACGAACTGGTCACCGGCATCGGTATCGAGGCCCTCGAGAGCGACGAGGGTCTCGAGTCCAGCGGGGTGATCGTCGCGAGCGACCAGCGGGAGATCTGGCTCGAGGCGGTCAGTACCCAGCGGCTCGCCGTTACCGGCGAGGAGACGGTCACCGTCGGTGGACCCGGGTGGCGCGAAACGGTCCACGTCGAGCGCACCGGCTGGGAACCGGTCGGCAACGACACCGTCTATCAGGTCTGGCTCTGGGAGGACAGCGAGGATCGACGACTCTCACACGAGTCCAACGAGTCACGAGCCGAGGCCCGGATCGCGGGGCGGAACGTGACGATCAGCTCCGAGGACGGCGAGTTCCTCCTCGAGGTCGACTCGAACGGGACGGGCGCGGCTGCGACGACGCCGATTCCGGATGTCAACGAGACGAGTTCGGCGGGTGGACTATCGTTCGAGCGCGAA